The following are encoded together in the SAR202 cluster bacterium genome:
- a CDS encoding NUDIX hydrolase → MPITPTIDLTWYVRAPGLKVRLAAGGVVARREGARLMVAFTKEKAFTQFVLLKGGVDPGETLEIASAREVTEETGITDLRLVTKLGVAERLNWDKDRWVTTHFYLFETKQVEAKPTDQVKHEAMWWFPLDELPDMLWPEQRRLVEDNRAAIKAALGV, encoded by the coding sequence ATGCCAATTACACCGACGATCGATTTAACGTGGTATGTTCGCGCGCCCGGACTGAAGGTGCGCCTCGCCGCCGGGGGCGTGGTAGCGCGGCGGGAGGGCGCGCGGCTGATGGTGGCGTTCACAAAAGAGAAGGCGTTCACCCAATTCGTGCTGCTAAAGGGGGGCGTGGACCCGGGCGAGACGCTTGAGATAGCTTCGGCCCGAGAGGTGACCGAGGAGACGGGAATAACGGACCTGCGACTGGTGACGAAGCTGGGCGTGGCCGAGCGGCTGAATTGGGACAAGGACCGGTGGGTGACGACGCACTTCTACCTGTTCGAGACGAAACAGGTGGAGGCGAAGCCGACCGACCAGGTCAAACACGAGGCGATGTGGTGGTTCCCGCTGGACGAGCTGCCTGACATGCTGTGGCCGGAGCAGCGGCGGCTGGTGGAGGACAACAGGGCGGCGATAAAGGCGGCGCTGGGGGTCTAA
- a CDS encoding NAD(P)-dependent oxidoreductase, with protein sequence MLPGFREKYDLVLLDSRKEDRTGKAVPGIEVVDLIDPDRKKYAKYFEGVDAVVHLAHKIQRTDPIDHFFSEKQNVEMAYNIFRTSYDAGVRRVVMASSNHAADWYEHNMVHTRKKEVVDPYDYPLSDNFYGWAKATYEHMGFLFANGFPNFSHPSGRELLVEGANAGRKLGVIMVRIGHPRELEFKNYGSDEATFKRVLGCYFSARDATQIFMKSIETENIDNEHGIPFHVVYGISNNTRAFWSLANARKVLGYAPEDDAEVKFAHLVREHITGNPKSGVGRVGLK encoded by the coding sequence ATGCTCCCCGGCTTCCGCGAAAAGTATGACCTGGTGCTCCTCGACTCTCGCAAAGAGGACCGCACCGGCAAGGCCGTCCCCGGCATTGAGGTCGTCGACCTGATCGACCCCGACCGCAAGAAGTACGCGAAGTACTTCGAAGGGGTGGATGCCGTGGTGCATCTCGCCCACAAGATCCAGCGAACGGACCCCATAGACCACTTCTTCTCCGAGAAGCAGAACGTGGAGATGGCATACAACATCTTCCGCACGTCCTACGATGCAGGCGTCCGCCGCGTCGTTATGGCCAGCTCCAACCATGCCGCCGACTGGTACGAGCACAACATGGTCCACACGCGCAAGAAGGAGGTAGTCGACCCTTACGACTACCCACTGTCGGACAATTTCTACGGCTGGGCCAAGGCTACGTACGAGCACATGGGCTTCCTGTTCGCCAACGGCTTCCCCAACTTCTCGCACCCTTCCGGTCGGGAGCTACTCGTTGAGGGCGCCAACGCCGGCCGCAAGCTCGGCGTCATCATGGTCCGCATCGGCCACCCGCGCGAGCTGGAGTTCAAGAACTACGGCAGCGACGAGGCCACATTCAAGCGCGTGCTCGGATGCTATTTCAGCGCGCGCGACGCAACCCAGATCTTCATGAAGTCGATAGAGACCGAGAACATCGACAATGAGCACGGCATCCCATTCCACGTCGTCTACGGCATCAGCAACAACACCCGCGCCTTCTGGTCGCTTGCCAACGCCCGGAAGGTGCTCGGCTACGCGCCGGAGGACGACGCAGAGGTGAAGTTCGCCCACCTGGTGCGCGAACACATCACCGGCAATCCAAAGTCCGGCGTGGGCAGAGTCGGCCTCAAATAA
- a CDS encoding NAD(P)-dependent oxidoreductase produces MAKRKVLVTGAAGYVAGLMLPTLREKYDLTLLDVSDFTSAGRNHPHARVPGVQIADLTDPNRSKYAKHFDGIDTVVHLGYVRQTQGEQEIDQYWSQRANIDMCYNVLRASHDAGVSRIVSASSNHAANWWERDLISKCKLENLDPYTWPLSYNFYGWSKSTYEHLGFLFANGGVGRRMGVVMVRIGGPGELDLSKYEDLGAAKRGLGAWLSPRDLTQLFVKAIDTPSIDNEHGIPWQVVYGISNNTRAFWSLANARKVLGYEPQDDSEVRYAKDIERLMTGKNTVGRLDKQAP; encoded by the coding sequence ATGGCCAAACGCAAAGTGCTCGTCACCGGCGCGGCCGGATACGTCGCCGGCCTCATGCTCCCTACCCTGCGCGAGAAATACGACCTCACGCTCCTGGACGTGAGCGACTTCACCAGCGCCGGCCGAAACCACCCGCACGCCAGGGTGCCCGGCGTACAGATCGCCGACCTTACCGACCCCAACCGCAGCAAGTACGCGAAGCACTTCGACGGGATCGATACGGTCGTGCACCTTGGATACGTCCGCCAGACACAGGGCGAGCAGGAGATCGACCAGTACTGGAGCCAGCGCGCGAACATAGACATGTGCTACAACGTCCTGCGCGCCTCGCACGACGCCGGAGTGTCCCGCATCGTCTCGGCAAGCTCCAACCACGCCGCCAACTGGTGGGAGCGCGACCTCATTTCGAAGTGCAAACTGGAAAACCTGGACCCGTACACCTGGCCACTCTCGTACAACTTCTACGGCTGGTCCAAGTCCACTTACGAGCACCTCGGCTTCCTGTTCGCCAACGGCGGCGTGGGCCGCCGCATGGGCGTCGTCATGGTCCGAATCGGAGGCCCGGGCGAGCTGGACCTCAGCAAATACGAAGACCTGGGCGCGGCCAAGCGGGGGCTCGGGGCGTGGCTAAGCCCCCGCGACCTCACGCAACTCTTCGTGAAGGCCATCGACACTCCCAGCATCGATAACGAGCACGGCATACCGTGGCAGGTAGTCTACGGCATCTCCAACAACACCCGGGCATTCTGGTCTCTCGCAAACGCGCGCAAGGTGCTCGGCTACGAGCCGCAGGACGACTCCGAGGTGCGCTATGCAAAGGACATAGAGCGCCTGATGACCGGCAAGAACACCGTGGGCAGGCTGGACAAACAGGCGCCCTGA
- a CDS encoding AbrB/MazE/SpoVT family DNA-binding domain-containing protein: MTTVSDGGRIVIPSDIRKAMGIVPGTEVILLLQEDGELRVMARERAIRWTQDMVKKYDRGAGSPVDELIKEREAESARE; this comes from the coding sequence ATGACAACAGTCAGCGATGGTGGCAGAATTGTCATTCCTTCCGACATACGAAAAGCCATGGGCATAGTGCCCGGCACGGAAGTGATTCTCCTTCTCCAGGAAGACGGCGAACTGAGAGTTATGGCGAGAGAGCGCGCAATCCGATGGACCCAGGATATGGTGAAAAAGTATGATCGCGGCGCAGGCTCGCCAGTTGACGAGCTAATTAAAGAGCGGGAAGCGGAGAGTGCTCGTGAATAG
- a CDS encoding inorganic diphosphatase produces the protein MIEIPKGSRNKYEFDKKRGVLKFDRMLFSSVHYPSDYGYILDTWAEDNDPLDALVLLWEPTFPGCLIEAKPVGLFKMWDEKGPDMKILCVPVADPLWNHINRLSEAPPHLLKEIEHFFTIYKELE, from the coding sequence ATGATCGAGATACCGAAGGGGAGCCGCAACAAGTACGAGTTCGACAAGAAGCGCGGGGTGCTGAAGTTCGACCGGATGCTGTTTTCTTCCGTCCACTACCCGAGCGACTACGGGTACATTCTGGACACGTGGGCGGAGGATAATGACCCCCTTGATGCCCTGGTGCTTTTGTGGGAGCCGACCTTCCCGGGATGCCTGATTGAGGCAAAGCCGGTGGGGCTGTTCAAGATGTGGGATGAGAAGGGACCGGATATGAAGATACTGTGCGTGCCGGTGGCGGACCCGTTGTGGAACCACATCAACCGGCTGTCGGAGGCCCCCCCGCACTTGCTGAAGGAGATCGAGCACTTTTTCACCATCTACAAGGAGCTTGAGTAG
- a CDS encoding DUF1385 domain-containing protein: MPSPSRTTYGGQAIIEGVMIRGRRHACIAVRRPDGSIALHAEPINQIFLGKLRKVPFIRGMFVLAESLTIGMKALRYSANVGAEAEGEKISGAAMAGTMAISFAFAMGLFFMVPVLASRLLEGVLGSEFLSNLAEGLIRLAIFLAYVILIGRVEQIRRVFMYHGAEHMTIHAQERQDPLEISAIRKYPTAHPRCGTAFLLVVMLVAIAVFTVIGRDPLWWLISSRILLLPVIAGVSYEVIRFSGFHSGNPLVGLITAPSLALQALTTRQPDDDQIEIAIAAMNLTLETDAKLTP, translated from the coding sequence ATGCCATCCCCTTCCCGGACCACATACGGCGGACAGGCCATCATAGAGGGTGTAATGATCCGCGGGCGGCGCCACGCCTGCATTGCAGTGCGAAGGCCGGACGGCAGCATAGCCCTCCACGCGGAGCCAATCAACCAGATTTTCCTCGGGAAGCTCAGGAAGGTCCCTTTCATCCGCGGCATGTTTGTGCTTGCCGAGTCGCTCACGATCGGCATGAAGGCCCTCAGGTACTCCGCGAACGTCGGCGCAGAGGCCGAGGGCGAGAAGATCAGCGGCGCGGCGATGGCGGGCACGATGGCCATCTCGTTCGCCTTTGCCATGGGGCTCTTCTTCATGGTCCCGGTCCTCGCAAGCCGCCTCCTGGAAGGCGTCCTCGGGTCCGAGTTCCTGAGCAACCTCGCGGAGGGCCTTATCCGCCTTGCGATCTTCCTCGCCTACGTCATCCTCATCGGCCGCGTCGAGCAGATACGCCGCGTCTTCATGTACCACGGCGCGGAGCATATGACCATCCACGCGCAGGAGCGGCAGGACCCGCTTGAAATCAGCGCGATACGCAAGTACCCCACCGCCCACCCACGCTGCGGCACGGCGTTCCTGCTAGTCGTTATGTTGGTTGCTATCGCCGTCTTCACCGTCATCGGTCGCGACCCCCTGTGGTGGCTGATCTCCTCCCGCATTCTGCTCCTCCCGGTCATTGCCGGAGTGAGCTATGAGGTGATCCGCTTCAGCGGCTTCCATTCCGGTAACCCGCTCGTCGGCCTCATCACCGCGCCAAGCCTGGCCCTCCAGGCGCTGACGACCCGCCAGCCGGACGACGACCAGATAGAGATCGCCATCGCCGCCATGAACCTCACGCTGGAAACAGACGCGAAGTTGACACCGTAG
- the rpmE gene encoding 50S ribosomal protein L31, which produces MKTDIHPRYYPEARIVCGCGRSYTTGSTRPEIRVEICRECHPFYTGEQRIVDTEGRVDRMKRRYNLK; this is translated from the coding sequence ATGAAGACAGATATCCATCCCAGGTATTACCCTGAGGCACGCATCGTCTGCGGCTGCGGCCGTTCCTACACCACCGGCTCCACCAGGCCGGAAATCAGGGTCGAGATCTGCCGCGAGTGCCACCCTTTCTATACGGGTGAGCAGAGGATAGTGGACACTGAGGGCCGCGTAGACCGCATGAAGCGGCGCTACAACCTCAAGTAA
- a CDS encoding 50S ribosomal protein L27, with amino-acid sequence MAHKKGAGSSKNGRDSNGQRLGVKAYDSTLVSAGSIIVRQRGTKIAAGSNVGVGRDHTLFALVDGEVKFEFAAKDKKRASVYPLKGE; translated from the coding sequence ATGGCACACAAAAAGGGCGCCGGCAGCTCAAAGAACGGCCGAGATAGTAACGGCCAGCGGCTGGGCGTGAAGGCCTATGACAGCACACTCGTTTCCGCCGGGTCGATTATCGTCCGCCAGCGCGGCACCAAGATCGCCGCTGGGTCGAACGTCGGCGTCGGTCGCGACCACACGTTGTTCGCGCTCGTGGACGGCGAGGTAAAGTTCGAGTTCGCCGCCAAGGACAAGAAGCGCGCGAGCGTTTATCCTCTGAAAGGGGAATAA
- the rplU gene encoding 50S ribosomal protein L21 — MATYAIVKTGGKQYRVEEGDTIRVETLEGNEGDTLELTDVVLVSQDGKVTVGDPTVPGARVTAQIKAHGKGKKLIVFKYKSKTRNRHKNGHRQPFVDLNVTGITVA; from the coding sequence GTGGCAACTTACGCAATCGTCAAAACAGGCGGCAAGCAGTACCGCGTCGAAGAGGGCGACACCATTCGCGTCGAGACCCTCGAAGGGAACGAGGGCGATACCCTAGAGCTGACGGACGTCGTGCTGGTCTCCCAGGACGGCAAGGTCACCGTGGGCGATCCCACCGTCCCGGGCGCAAGGGTGACGGCGCAGATCAAAGCCCACGGCAAGGGCAAGAAGCTCATCGTCTTCAAGTACAAGTCCAAGACTCGCAACCGTCACAAAAACGGCCACCGCCAGCCGTTCGTAGACCTCAACGTAACCGGCATCACCGTAGCCTAG